A window of Miscanthus floridulus cultivar M001 chromosome 12, ASM1932011v1, whole genome shotgun sequence genomic DNA:
GCAGAGACAATGCAGCTCTTTTACTCCATTTatctacaaaaaaaaaaacaattccaTTTTGTCTCTCCAGGACATTGAAAGTGAGGCAAAAGTTTTACCGCAAAATATATGATGAGAATACAGAAAAAATCAAGTGTTTGTCTAGTTTTTTTTCCCAATCGGAGTGTGTCATATATCAGCCCAGACAACTCCAATCCAATACAAAGACCGACCCAAATGCCAACTCACCACCACTACTCACTTGGGCACTTGGCCAAGacaacacaaaaaaaaaacagcgcCTGCCCAACTGCCCTACTGTCTCTCCAGGACATTATTCCGGAAACTGTACAAATAATTATAAATCACCCATCTGGGTCATACAACAGGCCTTTTGGCATAACAGTTTTGACATCACGGTACGACATGATACTTTTACTCGCACTGAACATTCTCCACGACGACAACACGTACAATCAGGCAACCAATATAAGCACCACCACATAGAACAGTTTGGATCTGCATCTCCAATTTCGTATGTACTTTCTTCCTAGCTATACTAGGACGGAGGCGATCAAGCGCAACGCGGCCATCTTAAAAGTGTCGCCGCCATTGCTGCCGGACAGGCCATCTTAGAAGTGTCCTGGTTTGATCAGTGCTGAGTGCTGACAGGTAGCCTATGGCAGCAGCAGCACCCAAAAGGCTCTGGCAGTTGCCACTGTCCCCCCACGCTCTCTCCTTCCACATCTGCTCCACCTGATCAAAGCTCAAGCCCTTCGTCTCCGGCACATACATGGCCACGAAGATGAAGGCCAGCACCGCGATCCCGGCAATGATCAGGAAGGTCGGGCCAGTCCCGACCAGCCCCATGATCGACAGGAACGTCTGTGCCACGATGAGGTTAGAGATCCAGTTGACAGTGGCCGACATGCCACCGCACATTCCACGGTATGCCTCAGGGTAGATTTCCGAGTTCACAGCCCAAGGGACAGTCCCCATGCCTGGAGAGAAGAAGGCGATGTACAGAGCAAGGCCGGCCACCGCAAACCAGCCTAGCGCGCCTTGGCATGTACCATTAGCGACACTCGTGCAGAGGCCGGATGATGACTGCAGTATGAAGGCCAAGGCAAGGATGACAAGGGAGATCACGACCCCAGACAAGCTTGTAAGGGCCAGGCGGCGGCGACCGCAACGGTCGATTAGGTAGATTCCAACAATGGTTCCAGCAGCATTCATGGCAGCGACGATGAGGGAAAGAAGCAAGGCCAGCctgttggaagagaaaccggcCATCTGAACTATTGTGGGACTGTAATACATGACGGTGTTGATCCCAGTAAATTGCTGGAAGGCCTGCATGGTTTGATGAGCCTAAATTAGAAAAGGTGGCACCCAGTTGCCTGCTCGGTGCATCAACTGAATCTAGATACAGAACTTGTAGCGAAAGTGGAATATCTGCTTCACTGACAACTGAAAGAAAATAGAGCATGACTAAAACAGTAAGCCAGAGAGGCTGAACATACCTGAAGACCAGCCCCAGCAAAGAAAGCTAGCCTCAATTCTTTCGACTTGAAGACATCCAAATAGCTTCCAGTATTGTTGGACTGGAATTCATGCATGGAGGATGAAGCAAGcagctccacctcttcctccaaACGATCAGAGTCGTAGATCTTCTCGAGGACAGCAATAGATTTTGCCTTCTCATCCTGGGATAAAAAACTAAGTTAAGAATAGGATATATCATATCGAAGGAGACAATGCATAACTGGACCAAAAGGCAATAACCTTCCAGTAAAGCCAACGGGGAGATTCTGGCAGAAAAAGCATCAGCACAAACTGTACAATGGCAGGGACAGCAGCAACACCAAGCATCCAGCGCCATGTTCCAGGAACCTGTTCCATGTAGCATGCATATTAGTAATTACCACAACAAAGTAGTACAGCTTAGGAGTCACTCCAGGCGGAAGTCTCTTGACAAAAGAGGTTGGCATTCCCCTTTTCTTTTCCCTTTAACAGAAACATTTTATTTTACTTAATTATAGTGACCAGATCACATTATATATGCCACTTAAAGTGGCAAAGCATAATAGTGTCCAATATAAGAGTTCTATTCCTCTTGGCCATTGTTCTGAAATCTTAATGTTTCACATCAAATTTCCAGTACAATAAAAACCATGCAAATCAAATTTGTCATCAATTTTAATCATAAACATGTAGGAATTCATGAACAGAGAGTGGAATAGAAAATCACTATTGTGCCAGGCTTTTGCTATTGGTCAAGAACAGTAGAGGATGAGAGCCAAGCAGTGCTAAAATGTGCATTTGACAGGAATGCAAACCAAAGAAGCAGCTAGTTCAGTGAACTCTCAAGAGCAGAGAGATCAAGCATTCCACCAACATCAAAGTTGGTACGCACCAAGCAATGCCTCTTCAGTAATACATCCGTTGCTGCTGGCAGGGGAAGGCCGACTCTTAGGTTCATTGACAGTAAAGAGTGTTACGCAATTAACTAGAACCAACAAGGATGTTAGAGCcatgtaaaaatatatatatgaaaaaaaaaGAACACAAACTTTTCAATGTCACTGATGCTGAAAATATTTCTCATGAGATgcagcttttcttcataggtctcATGAGATTGTATGCGATGCAGTCACATTTACTAATCAAGATAGATAGATCTTTCAATTCAACTGAAACAAAACATAGTTGCTTTGAGCTTTACATATAAGATGCAAGATCCCCTAATTTCTAGTTGTCTAAGTGAGAGGGGCTTAGGCTGA
This region includes:
- the LOC136496397 gene encoding inositol transporter 1-like; translation: MTIDMSMPGSSGLLNAARKRDMKFFSNPYVLALTGAAGIGGFLFGYDTGVISGALLYIRDDFPAVRDNYFLQETIVSMALVGAMLGAAGGGWINDAYGRKKSTLLADMMFALGSLVMCAASGPYILIFGRLLVGLGVGVASVTAPVYIAEAAPSEIRGGLVSTNALMITGGQFFSYLINLGFTEVPGTWRWMLGVAAVPAIVQFVLMLFLPESPRWLYWKDEKAKSIAVLEKIYDSDRLEEEVELLASSSMHEFQSNNTGSYLDVFKSKELRLAFFAGAGLQAFQQFTGINTVMYYSPTIVQMAGFSSNRLALLLSLIVAAMNAAGTIVGIYLIDRCGRRRLALTSLSGVVISLVILALAFILQSSSGLCTSVANGTCQGALGWFAVAGLALYIAFFSPGMGTVPWAVNSEIYPEAYRGMCGGMSATVNWISNLIVAQTFLSIMGLVGTGPTFLIIAGIAVLAFIFVAMYVPETKGLSFDQVEQMWKERAWGDSGNCQSLLGAAAAIGYLSALSTDQTRTLLRWPVRQQWRRHF